From the genome of Colletotrichum destructivum chromosome 10, complete sequence, one region includes:
- a CDS encoding Putative fungal domain of STAND protein, whose protein sequence is MADPLSITASVLAVATAAFVSTKTLIDTVSRFKGRDKTLQRLQDELEDLLKILEMLQGISQCELSILALLEGPVRRCSELCLNFDKSMKDFTGKATKTGFRDWAKLEFRRGDINEFIDTLSGYKSTISVGLGAINLNVSKASQQILEQYSEMIEDTMYNLNLRLQRIDDKIALLPQKTADSSDTSIDLNNERAVTERCLSICENAKSYLESLTDQEPLSQPKPPQEYPMDQQETFEAQRLTRQLLGQNRDSIAEMVGRLRERLESISSDGNPANGHERTRLQQELNLSKQCLEICQMASVEVTRQKCHTIGEAIADGDSDQVLVTTLADLFNIGKAESRGKSAQLIGSMRDETLQRISDSRYGSRFGALPSTEASTPPLQSPVEIQRTKEDPSRQEVAEGGRSMATKPYKPNSYQVRSRRPDGRAGIREEGEE, encoded by the exons ATGGCGGATCCTTTGAGCATCACTGCTTCAGTGCTTGCTGTGGCCACAGCCGCATTTGTATCAACAAAAACACTCATCGACACCGTAAGCCGCTTCAAAGGTCGCGATAAGACCTTACAGAGGCTGCAGGAtgagctcgaggacctcctcAAGATCTTGGAGATGCTCCAAGGCATATCTCAGTGTGAGCTGTCTATTCTAGCGCTTCTCGAAGGCCCCGTTCGCCGGTGCAGTGAGTTGTGCCTTAACTTCGACAAGTCCATGAAAGACTTCACTGGAAAGGCAACAAAGACCGGGTTCCGAGATTGGGCCAAGCTGGAGTTTAGGAGAGGCGACATCAACGAATTCATCGACACCCTGTCAGGATACAAATCCACGATCTCGGTCGGCTTGGGAGCTATCAATCT GAATGTATCCAAAGCATCCCAGCAGATTCTCGAGCAGTACAGCGAGATGATTGAAGATACGATGTACAATCTCAATCTTCGCCTACAAAGAATCGACGACAAAATAGCGCTGCTGCCACAGAAAACCGCCGACAGCTCCGACACAAGCATTGATCTGAACAACGAGCGAGCAGTGACAGAGCGGTGCCTTAGCATTTGCGAAAATGCGAAGTCTTATCTCGAATCATTGACAGATCAAGAACCATTATCGCAACCTAAACCTCCCCAAGAGTATCCTATGGATCAGCAGGAGACCTTCGAAGCGCAGCGTCTCACCCGCCAACTTCTAGGCCAAAATAGGGATAGCATTGCGGAGATGGTTGGCCGTCTTCGGGAACGTTTGGAATCCATATCATCCGATGGAAACCCCGCCAATGGCCATGAGAGAACACGTTTGCAGCAGGAGCTCAACCTTTCGAAACAGTGTCTCGAGATTTGCCAAATGGCTTCTGTTGAAGTAACGCGACAAAAATGCCACACAATCGGAGAGGCGATTGCCGACGGAGACAGTGATCAAGTTTTAGTCACGACTTTAGCAGACCTATTCAATATTGGCAAAGCGGAGTCTCGAGGCAAGTCTGCGCAACTGATCGGATCAATGCGAGACGAAACACTGCAGCGAATCTCTGATAGTCGATACGGTAGCCGCTTCGGGGCCTTGCCCAGCACCGAAGCAAGCACTCCTCCTTTGCAGTCGCCGGTCGAAATTCAACGAACCAAAGAGGACCCTTCACGTCAAGAGGTCGCCGAGGGTGGACGTTCGATGGCTACAAAACCTTACAAACCTAATTCCTATCAAGTTAGAAGCCGAAGGCCAGATGGACGGGCTGGAATCAgagaggaaggcgaagaatGA
- a CDS encoding Putative major facilitator, sugar transporter, major facilitator superfamily, whose translation MSNPVDSKSPRDDDPSKVETYVADHVADIDEKMKPSQMKVDAMEAEQAEQNMGVLEAVKLYPMASLWAFIMSTTIIMESYCVFLMGAFVAMDQFKLEYGVKDSKNENQIEASWQSALQVGGPLGAIIGVCIAGPITSRIGYRWATIGGLMLLNAFIFVFYFANSLAVMFVSQLLEGVPWGIFIANAPAYCSEIVPMRLRAPATQMLQMFWAIGAIIVGSVCYVYEAKADSSAYRVPIALQWMFPTPLAILLYIAPESPWWLVRKGRLDEAKVAVRRLGRAEANANLDESVAMMRRTIELEASEKEPNYLELFKGTDTYRTLIVCGVYAAQNLTGNLIANQAVYFFRQAGIDSNLAFALGLITSALQTIFVMLSWILTTYLGRRTIYVWGSLINVIFLIALGVAGSVGDSKSASLAMASLGLIVSVGFTLGPAPASWVIIAETSSIRLRPLTTGLGRAAYYVVNIPCIFLSTYMLNSTGVDLGGKCGYVWGATGFFCFVVSYFFLPEMKGRSFREIDILFKRRVPARQWKKTVIDIYDDE comes from the exons ATGAGCAACCCCGTCGACTCCAAGTCGccccgcgacgacgacccgtCCAAGGTCGAGACCTATGTCGCTGACCAtgtcgccgacatcgacgagaAGATGAAGCCCTCGCAGATGAAGGTCGATGCCATGGAGGCTGAGCAGGCCGAGCAGAATATGGGAGTGCTAgaggccgtcaagctctACCCCATGGCTTCCCTCTGGGCTTTCATCATGTCCACGACCATC ATCATGGAGTCGTACTGCGTCTTCCTCATGGGCGCCTTCGTTGCCATGGACCAGTTCAAGTTAGAGTACGGCGTCAAAGACAGTAAGAACGAAAACCAGATTGAGGCCTCGTGGCAGTCCGCGCTGCAGGTGGGCGGccccctcggcgccatcatcggcgtctGCATCGCCGGCCCCATCACCAGCCGCATCGGGTACCGCTGGGCCACCATCGGCGGCCTCATGCTCCTGAACgccttcatcttcgtcttctaCTTCGCCAACTCGCTCGCCGTCATGTTTGTCAGCCAGCTGCTCGAAGGCGTGCCCTGGGGCAtcttcatcgccaacgccccGGCCTACTGCAGTGAGATCGTGCCCATGAGGCTGAGAGCCCCGGCCACCCAGATGCTGCAGATGTTCTGGGCCATtggcgccatcatcgtcggtAGCGTCTGCTACGTCtacgaggccaaggccgactCTAGCGCATACAG AGTCCCCATCGCGCTTCAGTGGATGTTCCCCACgcccctcgccatcctcctGTACATCGCTCCCGAGTCACCGTGGTGGCTGGTCCGCAAGGGACGCCTCGATGAGGCCAAGGTtgccgtccgccgcctcggccgtgcTGAGGCCAATGCCAACCTCGACGAGTCCGTCGCCATGATGCGCCGCACGATCGAGCTCGAGGCTTCAGAGAAGGAGCCCAACTACCTCGAGCTGTTCAAGGGCACCGACACGTACCGCACCCTCATCGTGTGTGGTGTGTATGCCGCCCAGAACCTTACGGGTAACTTGATCGCCAACCAGGCCGTTTACTTCTTCAGAC AGGCGGGTATCGACTCGAACCTTGCCTTCGCCCTCGGTCTCATCACCTCCGCCCTCCAAACCATCTTCGTCATGCTTTCCTGGATCCTCACGACATACCTCGGCCGACGCACCATTTACGTCTGGGGCTCGTTGATCAacgtcatcttcctcatcgccctcggtGTCGCGGGCTCTGTCGGCGACTCCAAGTCTGCCTctttggcgatggcgtcccTGGGTCTCATCGTCTCGGTTGGTTTCACGCTGGGACCTGCGCCCGCTTCGTGGGTCATCATTGCCGAGACGTCGTCTATTCGCCTCCGTCCCCTCACGACCGGTCTCGGACGTGCCGCCTACTATGTCGTCAACATTCCTTGTATCTTCCTCTCCACTTACATGCTCAACTCGACG GGTGTGGACCTCGGTGGCAAGTGCGGCTACGTCTGGGGCGCAACCGGTTTCTTCTGTTTCGTCGTCTCctacttcttcttgcccgAGATGAAGGGCCGGTCTTTCCGCGAGATCGACATTCTCTTCAAGCGCCGCGTCCCTGCTCGCCAGTGGAAGAAGACTGTCATCGACAtctacgacgacgagtag